A stretch of the Panulirus ornatus isolate Po-2019 chromosome 10, ASM3632096v1, whole genome shotgun sequence genome encodes the following:
- the LOC139750867 gene encoding uncharacterized protein: protein MAALLNYWTLLILAGMACTCTAQQAQFENHLEHLTGVRHPAALQNKPLVDARDYIKNQFRQYGLDLHVSYFNTTIMVNKEEKQVRGENIVGVAKGPQSGGVLLVGADYGTSLVRSPLEDNGAGVAVMLEVARSFMEQMGPKGAFTQIKTVVFAAFDMNTREYEGNHPGRPGSYYFLHQWLWPFINQSVDNFSGAVILDSITKFNRNINSQFLPADFAVAFPEANERIAADNKKGDFLALVTRGNEANLNLNQALSLNYNKNRKSQLMRLQELIMKDGVTLGNAKEMFDHQAHIHFWTFLPSEENRPLPAILLTDTDVYRRSSEECHIPCSAQDFLTNTRKEILGHTSQAVAHTLADLQAERKPSENGSSMTAVPSLLMSTLLLAVCLLLY from the exons GTATGGCCTGCACCTGCACGGCTCAGCAGGCGCAGTTCGAGAACCACCTGGAACACTTGACGGGTGTCCGTCACCCTGCCGCCCTTCAGAACAAACCCTTGGTCGATGCCCGCGACTACATTAAGAACCAGTTCCGCCAGTACGGCCTCGACCTCCACGTCAGCTATTTCAACACAACCATCATGGTCAACAAGGAGGAGAAGCAG GTTCGCGGAGAAAACATTGTGGGCGTGGCTAAGGGCCCGCAGAGCGGGGGTGTGCTCTTGGTGGGGGCCGACTACGGCACGAGCCTCGTCAGGTCGCCCCTGGAGGACAATGGCGCAGGCGTGGCGGTCATGTTAGAGGTGGCCAGGAGCTTCATGGAACAGATGGGCCCCAAAGGAGCTTTTACGCAGATCAAGACCGTTGTCTTCGCCGCGTTTGACATGAACACAAGAGAATAC GAAGGGAACCACCCAGGCCGTCCCGGCTCCTACTACTTCCTGCACCAGTGGCTCTGGCCCTTCATCAATCAGTCTGTCGACAACTTCTCTGGAGCCGTCATCCTCGACTCCATCACCAAGTTCAATCGGAACATCAACTCCCAATTCCTCCCAGCTGATTTCGCCGTG GCGTTCCCTGAGGCGAACGAGCGCATCGCTGCCGACAACAAGAAGGGAGACTTCCTGGCCTTGGTGACCCGCGGCAACGAGGCCAACCTCAACCTCAACCAGGCCCTCAGCCTCAACTACAACAAG AACCGCAAGTCGCAACTGATGCGGCTGCAGGAGTTGATCATGAAGGACGGGGTGACTTTAGGCAACGCGAAGGAAATGTTCGACCATCAGGCTCACATCCACTTCTGGACCTTCCTACCATCGGAGGAGAACAGGCCACTCCCAGCTATCCTCCTCACGGACACTG ATGTGTACCGAAGGTCGAGTGAGGAGTGCCACATACCGTGCTCTGCTCAGGACTTCCTCACCAACACACGGAAGGAAATCCTCGGCCACACCTCCCAGGCTGTGGCTCACACTCTAGCCGACCTCCAGGCTGAGCGCAAACCTAGCG AGAACGGCTCTTCCATGACAGCTGTTCCCTCGCTGCTCATGTCCACCCTGCTGTTGgctgtctgtcttctcctctaCTGA
- the LOC139750866 gene encoding uncharacterized protein: protein MRLVVVLLLLVPLGVMSSFEVNLVQHLRHFTTQRFPSDRFNTERLKAQKYIKDRFKSYGLKVVEQKFNSTIESDPLGIGNVTNVVGVNIIGISEAVSNRQGAVLLVGADYDTNGISDPIFNNGAGVAAMLETARLFTSAIRSKTFAKNFTTIFVAFDLNTKEHDIGSGRPGGWHFVQHWLWPYLKHSDINFGGAFILDSIMNINLNSNSQIANDDFRQLFPKTFERVVESERKGNFLAMVTRLGNKATTLKDQFSGSYYMERIRTQFRLEDMGFKGRMELNEVMRELTKPESIHFWSFNYNHTSVPLPAVLLTDTQELRVRPPMPAHCNKECPMKDLVTEDRVDFMDSTVRGLTRTLIRRQLHRYPDVPGGGELTLPSLLVTAAVFALVRLLQ, encoded by the exons TGATGTCAAGTTTCGAGGTGAACCTGGTCCAGCACTTGCGACACTTCACGACGCAGAGGTTCCCCAGCGACAGGTTCAACACCGAGAGACTCAAAGCCCAGAAATACATCAAGGACCGATTCAAAAGTTACGGCCTCAAGGTTGTGGAGCAGAAGTTCAACTCCACCATTGAGTCTGATCCCTTAGGCATCGGTAACGTCACAAACGTA GTTGGTGTGAACATCATTGGCATCTCGGAGGCTGTGAGCAACAGGCAAGGAGCTGTGCTGCTTGTTGGTGCAGACTACGACACGAACGGCATCAGTGACCCTATCTTCAACAACGGGGCTGGTGTCGCTGCCATGCTAGAGACCGCTAGATTATTCACGTCCGCCATACGATCAAAAACATTCGCAAAGAACTTCACTACTATCTTCGTGGCCTTTGATCTTAACACCAAGGAACATGAC aTCGGTTCGGGTAGACCCGGAGGCTGGCACTTTGTCCAACACTGGCTGTGGCCTTACCTCAAACACTCAGACATCAACTTCGGCGGCGCATTCATCCTCGACTCCATCATGAACATCAACCTCAACTCAAACTCTCAGATCGCCAATGATGACTTCAGACAG CTGTTCCCGAAGACGTTTGAGCGGGTAGTGGAGTCGGAGAGGAAGGGGAACTTCCTGGCTATGGTTACCAGGTTGGGGAACAAGGCCACGACCCTCAAGGATCAGTTCTCCGGCAGCTACTACATG GAACGGATAAGGACTCAGTTCCGGCTGGAAGACATGGGCTTTAAAGGCCGAATGGAACTGAACGAAGTCATGAGAGAACTGACCAAGCCGGAGAGCATCCACTTCTGGAGCTTCAACTACAACCACACGAGCGTCCCCTTACCCGCCGTCCTTCTCACTGACACTC AGGAGCTCCGAGTCCGTCCGCCGATGCCGGCACACTGTAACAAGGAGTGTCCGATGAAGGACCTGGTGACGGAAGACCGAGTCGACTTCATGGACTCGACGGTGAGGGGCCTCACCCGCACCCTCATACGTCGCCAGCTGCACCGATACCCGG ATGTTCCTGGCGGTGGCGaactcactctcccttcccttcttgtgACGGCTGCAGTGTTCGCTCTGGTCCGCCTCCTTCAGTAG